From the Prunus dulcis chromosome 4, ALMONDv2, whole genome shotgun sequence genome, one window contains:
- the LOC117624434 gene encoding probable glucan 1,3-alpha-glucosidase codes for MKTQMRNPTLVLLLLLSSQLCSVLSWKKDEFRNCNQTPFCKRARARKPSSSSLIAQDVAIFDGELTAKLFPEKTQENPDEQDQDRIKALVLTLSVYQDGILRLKIDEDPKLDPPKKRFEVPDVILPEFSNKKLWLQKLSTETIGGDAGPSTIVYLLDGYEAVLRHDPFEVYVREKGGNRVISLNSHGLFDFEQLRVKRDGEEWEERFKGHTDRRPYGPQSISFDVSFYGADHVYGIPERATSFALKPTRGPGIEDSEPYRLFNLDVFEYIHESPFGLYGSIPLMISHGKSRGTSGFFWLNAAEMQIDVLGSGWDAESGISLPSSQSRIDTLWMSEAGIVDAFFFVGPGPKDVVRQYTSVTGTPAMPQLFALAYHQCRWNYRDEEDVEQVDSKFDEHDIPYDVLWLDIEHTDGKRYLTWDRMLFPHPEEMQRKLAAKGRHMVTIVDPHIKRDDSYFLHKEATEKRYYVRDATGKDYDGWCWSGSSSYLDVLRPEVRSWWAEKFSLENYVGSTPSLYIWNDMNEPSVFNGPEVTMPRDALHQEDAEHREVHNAYGYYFHMATADGLVKRGDGGDRPFVLSRAVFAGSQRYGAIWTGDNTAEWDHLRVSVPMILTLGLTGISFSGADVGGFFGNPEPELLVRWYQLGAYYPFFRGHAHHDTKRREPWLFGDRNTERIREAIHIRYMLLPYFYTLFREANTSGVPVVRPLWMEFPSEEATFSNDEAFMIGSSLLVQGIYTEHARHASVYLPGKESWYEVKTGVAYKGGRTHKLDVNEESVPAFQRAGTIIPRKDRFRRSSTQMVNDPYTLVIALNSSQAAEGELYVDDGRSFEFQQGAYIHRRFVFSDGKLTSLNLAPTPPGQAQFSSECVIERIILQGLSTGQKSALIEPENQKAEIEKGPLLPHSRQGPTAITIRKPNVRIVDDWVIKLL; via the exons ATGAAGACGCAAATGAGAAATCCCACGCTTgtccttcttctccttcttagTTCTCAGCTCTGCTCAGTTCTCTCTTGGAAAAAAGACGAGTTCAGAAACTGTAACCAAACCCCATTTTGCAAACGAGCCCGAGCCCGCAAACCCAGCTCATCCTCACTCATAGCCCAAGACGTAGCCATCTTTGACGGTGAGCTCACGGCCAAGCTCTTCCCCgaaaaaacccaagaaaacCCAGACGAACAAGATCAAGACCGAATCAAGGCCTTGGTTCTCACTCTTTCTGTTTATCAAGATGGGATCTTAAGGCTCAAGATCGACGAGGACCCCAAACTTGATCCACCCAAGAAGCGTTTCGAGGTTCCCGATGTGATTTTGCCCGAGTTTTCGAACAAGAAGCTGTGGTTGCAGAAGCTTTCGACGGAGACGATCGGCGGCGATGCCGGTCCCTCGACCATCGTCTACTTATTGGACGGCTACGAGGCGGTGCTTCGGCATGATCCCTTCGAGGTATACGTGCGTGAAAAGGGAGGTAATCGCGTCATTTCTCTGAATTCTCATGGGTTATTTGACTTTGAACAGTTGAGAGTGAAGAGAGATGGTGAGGAGTGGGAAGAGAGGTTTAAAGGGCATACGGATAGGAGGCCGTACGGCCCGCAATCGATTAGTTTTGATGTGTCCTTTTATGGGGCTGATCATGTATATGGGATTCCTGAGCGTGCTACTAGCTTTGCTTTGAAGCCCACTAGAGGTCCTGGGATTGAGGACTCTGAACCCTATAGATTGTTTAACTTAGATGTATTTGAGTATATTCATGAATCCCCATTTGGGCTTTATGGTTCCATACCCTTGATGATTTCCCACGGGAAGTCGCGTGGGACTTCCGGGTTCTTTTGGTTGAATGCTGCTGAAATGCAGATTGATGTTCTCGGGTCTGGCTGGGATGCAGAGTCTGGCATTTCTCTCCCTTCATCGCAGAGTAGGATCGATACTCTTTGGATGAGTGAGGCAGGTATTGTCGatgcattcttttttgttggacCAGGGCCCAAGGATGTAGTCCGCCAGTATACAAGTGTGACTGGCACACCCGCAATGCCACAGTTGTTTGCTTTGGCCTATCACCAATGCAGGTGGAATTATAGGGATGAGGAGGATGTTGAGCAAGTTGATTCTAAGTTTGATGAGCACGACATTCCGTATGATGTTTTGTGGCTTGATATTGAGCACACAGATGGGAAGAGATATCTTACATGGGATAGGATGCTTTTCCCGCACCCAGAGGAGATGCAGAGGAAGTTAGCTGCTAAGGGTAGGCACATGGTTACGATTGTAGATCCTCATATTAAGCGGGATGACTCATACTTTTTGCACAAGGAGGCGACAGAAAAGCGGTATTATGTTAGGGATGCCACTGGAAAGGATTATGACGGGTGGTGCTGGTCTGGTTCATCGTCatatttggatgtgttgaggCCAGAAGTTAGGTCCTGGTGGGCTGAAAAATTCTCTTTGGAGAATTATGTTGGTTCAACTCCTTCTCTGTACATCTGGAATGACATGAATGAGCCTTCGGTCTTCAATGGTCCCGAG GTTACAATGCCTAGAGATGCTTTACATCAAGAAGATGCAGAACATAGAGAGGTACATAATGCCTATGGCTACTACTTCCACATGGCTACAGCAGATGGGCTCGTGAAGCGAGGTGATGGAGGGGATAGACCTTTTGTGTTATCGAGAGCAGTATTTGCTGGAAGTCAAAGGTATGGAGCAATATGGACCGGAGATAATACAGCTGAGTGGGATCACCTGAGGGTATCAGTTCCAATGATTTTGACTCTTGGTCTTACTGGGATATCATTCTCAG GTGCTGATGTTGGTGGGTTTTTTGGCAATCCAGAACCTGAGTTGTTAGTTCGTTGGTATCAGTTAGGTGCCTACTATCCATTTTTTAGAGGTCATGCCCATCATGACACCAAAAGGCGagaaccatggttgtttgg GGATAGAAATACTGAACGTATTAGAGAGGCCATACACATTCGTTACATGTTGCTTCCATATTTCTACACATTATTCAGAGAGGCAAACACAAGTGGTGTTCCAGTTGTTCGTCCATTGTGGATGGAGTTTCCTTCTGAGGAAGCTACTTTCAGCAATGATGAGGCTTTCATGATTGGAAGTAGTCTTCTGGTGCAAGGAATTTATACAGAG CATGCAAGACATGCTTCAGTTTATTTGCCTGGGAAAGAATCCTGGTATGAAGTGAAAACTGGAGTTGCATACAAGGGAGGTAGGACCCATAAGTTGGACGTTAATGAAGAGAGTGTTCCTGCCTTCCAAAGGGCTGGAACCATCATACCGAGGAAAGACCGGTTTCGTCGAAGTTCCACACAGATGGTGAATGATCCATACACTCTG GTTATAGCACTTAATAGTTCACAAGCAGCTGAAGGTGAACTCTATGTCGATGACGGTAGAAGCTTTGAATTTCAGCAAGGAGCCTATATCCATCGCCGATTTGTATTTTCAGATGGGAAGCTAACATCTCTTAATCTGGCACCCACTCCCCCTGGCCAAGCCCAATTTTCTTCAGAATGCGTCATTGAGAGGATTATTTTGCAAGGACTGTCCACTGGGCAGAAGAGTGCTCTAATTGAACCAGAAAATCAGAAGGCTGAAATTGAAAAGGGTCCACTTCTCCCTCATTCAAGGCAAGGCCCTACTGCGATAACAATCCGCAAGCCTAATGTTCGGATAGTGGATGATTGGGTGATAAAACTGCTTTAA
- the LOC117625918 gene encoding amino acid permease 4, translating into MSENNNQQVFDISIDVVPKINGSKCFDDDGRLKRTGSVWTASAHIITAVIGSGVLSLAWAIAQLGWIAGPSVMFLFSFVSYYTSCLLSDCYRSGDPLTGKRNYTYIDAVRSILGGARVKACGLIQYLNLFGIAIGYTIAASVSMMAIKRSNCFHESGGKKPCHMSSNPYMILFGVTEVLLSQIPDFDQIWWLSIVAAVMSFTYSSIGLALGIVKVATAGTFRGSLTGISIGTVTETQKMWRSFQALGDIAFAYSYSVILIEIQDTIKAPPSEAKTMKKATVLSIAVTTTFYMLCGCMGYAAFGDFAPGNLLTGFGFYNPFWLLDIANAAIVVHLVGAYQVFCQPIFAFVEKWAAQRWPESKLITKEFQVPVPGLPSFKLNLFRLVWRTKFVMLTTIISMLLPFFNDVVGLLGALGFWPLTVYFPVEMYIAQKQIPKWSTRWICLQMLSIACLVISLVAAAGSIAGVMLDLKVYRPFKTSY; encoded by the exons ATGAGTGAGAACAACAATCAACAAGTCTTTGACATCTCCATTGATGTGGTTCCAAAGATCAATGGCTCCAAATGCTTTGACGACGACGGACGGCTCAAACGAACTG GAAGTGTATGGACCGCAAGTGCACACATAATAACGGCTGTGATTGGATCTGGGGTGCTTTCCTTGGCATGGGCCATTGCTCAGCTAGGATGGATTGCTGGTCCATCTGTCATGTTCTTGTTCTCCTTTGTCAGCTACTACACTTCATGTCTCCTCTCTGACTGTTACCGTTCCGGGGACCCCCTCACCGGCAAGCGAAACTATACTTACATAGACGCTGTCCGCTCCATTCTTG GTGGAGCAAGGGTCAAGGCTTGTGGGCTAATTCAGTATTTGAACCTTTTTGGAATTGCCATTGGATACACCATTGCAGCATCTGTTAGCATGAT GGCGATCAAGCGATCCAATTGCTTCCACGAGAGTGGGGGAAAGAAGCCGTGTCATATGTCAAGCAACCCCTACATGATCTTGTTTGGCGTCACAGAAGTTTTGCTCTCTCAAATCCCGGATTTTGATCAAATATGGTGGCTATCAATTGTTGCTGCTGTTATGTCTTTCACCTACTCTTCCATTGGTCTTGCCCTTGGAATTGTAAAAGTTGCAA CTGCCGGGACTTTTAGGGGCAGCCTCACCGGCATAAGCATCGGAACTGTGACCGAAACTCAAAAGATGTGGAGGAGTTTCCAAGCTCTCGGTGACATAGCCTTTGCCTACTCATATTCAGTGATTCTCATTGAAATTCAG GACACCATCAAAGCCCCACCATCAGAAGCAAAGACCATGAAAAAGGCAACTGTGCTAAGCATCGCCGTAACGACAACTTTCTACATGCTTTGTGGGTGCATGGGCTATGCAGCTTTTGGAGACTTTGCCCCTGGAAATCTTCTCACCGGTTTTGGCTTCTACAACCCATTTTGGCTGCTTGACATTGCTAATGCCGCCATAGTAGTCCACCTTGTTGGAGCATATCAAGTATTTTGCCAACCCATCTTTGCCTTTGTTGAGAAATGGGCAGCACAGAGATGGCCTGAAAGCAAGCTTATCACCAAAGAGTTTCAAGTCCCAGTGCCTGGGCTACCGTCATTTAAGTTAAACCTCTTTCGACTGGTTTGGAGAACAAAATTCGTGATGCTAACCACAATAATATCAATGCTGCTTCCCTTCTTCAATGATGTGGTGGGGCTACTAGGGGCATTGGGATTTTGGCCATTAACTGTCTATTTCCCAGTTGAGATGTATATTGCACAGAAGCAGATTCCAAAATGGAGCACAAGATGGATTTGCCTCCAAATGCTGAGCATTGCTTGCCTGGTAATTTCTCTAGTTGCTGCTGCCGGTTCAATTGCAGGCGTCATGCTCGACTTGAAGGTTTACCGACCGTTCAAAACCAGCTACTAA